TCGCTCATGGCCATATCGACGTACTGCCCGCGGCCCGTCTGTTGGCGGGCGAGCAGCGCGGCCAGAATCGCAAAGGCGGGAAACAGGCCACCGGCGGCGAAGTCCCCAATGATGTTCACTGGAATCGCCGGCGGCTGGCCCGGCCAACCGATCATCCCGAGCACACCCGCGAGACTGATGAAGTTGAGGTCATGCCCCACCAGTCCCGCGTGCGGCCCGGTCTGACCGTAGCCGCTGATGGAGCAGTAGACGACGCGCGGGTTGCGCCGGCTCACCGTTTCATAGTCGACGCCGAGGCGCGCCGTGACTCCTGGGCGAAAGCCCTCCACCACCACATCGGCTCGGTCCACGAGGCGGAAGAACGCCTCACGCATCGCCTCATTCTTCAGATCGAGGGCCACGGATCGCTTGTTGCGGTACATGGCGAGAAACGCCTTGTGTCGGTCGCTCACGCCCATCGCGGCATCGACCCGCCGTGCGGCGGCCGGCGGCTCTTCCACGACGATCACATCCGCGCCCAGATCCGCCATCAGCATGGTGCAATACGGTCCGGGCGCGTACCGCGAAAGGTCCAACACTCGTATTCCTTCTAAAGGCATCATCACTGTCTCACTTCACACGGGGCGCGACCTAGCAGCCTGTCGGACTTGCAGCTCGCAGCGACCCAACACGTCCGCCGGAAGCCTCTGGAGTGCGGGCGGGGAGCGGTCCCGTCGAACCGACGCCGGGCGCAGCCCCTAGAAAATGACCTTGTGGTCGAGCAGCCAGCGGTAGCGTTCCTCGGTGATCTTCATCAGCTTCTTGAAGACGTAGTCGTTATCCTGGCCGATCGACGGCCCCGGCCGCACGTCGGCCTTGAACCCGGTGGTCTTCACGTATGCCCCGTAAATCGTTTCCGTGAATCCGAGCGGGTGTCGCACCTCGATGAACGTGCCCCGCGCTTTGTAGTGCGGATCGTTGAGCAGGTCAGCCACATTGAGCACGGGTGCCGCCGCTACACCATGGGCCTGCAGCCGCTGCGCCAGCGTGCGGTCGTCGAAGTTGCGGGTCCACTGCGACAGCCGTTCGTGCAACACGTCGATATTCGCGACGCGCCGGGCGGCATCGGCAAACTCCGGCACCTGCGCCCATGCCGGGTTGCCCATCGCTTTCACCAAGCCCTGCCATTCGTCCTCAGTGAGCACCGCGAGGCTGATCCAGCGGTCATCGTCCTCGCCCTTGCCGGCGCAGCGGAAGACGCCGTGCGGAGCGGCGACGCCGAGCGGGTGCCGGTTGCCGATCGGGCCAGCGACGCGGCCGTTCATGACGTAGTCCATGAACGCGGGGGCGATCAGTTGCATCACCCCCTCCTGCTGGGAGAAATCGATGTGCTGCCCCTTGCCGGTGCGGTCACGGTAGTTGAGGGCAAGCAGCACGCCGAAGGCGCTGATGACGCCACCGAGCGGGTCGGCGAACGCGTTCTCCACGGGAATCGGCGGCTCGCCGAGATACCCCGTGATGCTGTCCAAGCCGGTGATGCTGCTCAAGCTCATGCCGTAGGTGCGGATACCCTTGAGCGGCCCGAAGAGGCCGGCGGCAGGCATCGAGGCCATGATGATGTCCGGGTTCACG
This window of the Candidatus Binatia bacterium genome carries:
- a CDS encoding CoA transferase, translating into MMPLEGIRVLDLSRYAPGPYCTMLMADLGADVIVVEEPPAAARRVDAAMGVSDRHKAFLAMYRNKRSVALDLKNEAMREAFFRLVDRADVVVEGFRPGVTARLGVDYETVSRRNPRVVYCSISGYGQTGPHAGLVGHDLNFISLAGVLGMIGWPGQPPAIPVNIIGDFAAGGLFPAFAILAALLARQQTGRGQYVDMAMS